CCTTCTTCCAATACTTTAGAGGTTACTAATTCTTTTACTCTTTGCTTTAAAGCACTTATTGACTGCTCACCTGCCATACGAACATCTGTGATAGTGTTCTTATTAAGCTCTTCTGCTTTCCTTTGAGCTTCTTTAATAATTTCTTCTGATTTTGATTCTGCTTCTTTAATAATTCTATCAGCTTCACTTTTAGCATTAGAAATTATTTCATCAGCTTTCTTATTAGATTTTTCAACACCGTCTTGATATATACGTTCTAGAAGAGAGTCAAGTTTTTTATCTTCAGCCATGATATCTCCTTAACTTATAAATTATGTAATTATAAACATTATACGATATTAAACCATTTTAATGAATTCTAAAAAAAAATGCAAGCAAAATACAAAAAATATTGTTTTATGTTCGTATAATAATATAAAATTTACACTTCAATTATATCATTATTAATTTTGTACATATATGTTACAATTATATAAAAATTATATAAAAAACTATATTTATGCAGAAGCTTTTATTAACTTTAAAAAAATATTCTTTTATAATATAATAAATAAATAAATAATTAAAAACACATTTTAGGAAATATTATGCTAAAAGAAAACGGAATAAAAAAAATATTGATAGATGAAAACACTGTAAAACAAAAAGTTAAAGAGTTAGCCAAAAAAATAAATAATGACTATAAAGATAAAACGCCTTGTTTAATAGGGCTTCTTAAAGGTTCTTTTGTATTTATTGCAGATTTGGCAAGAGAAATTGAAACGAATATAGAAATTGACTTTATGATTGTATCTAGTTATGGAAATGATAAAATAGGCTCTGAGATTAAAATATTAAAAGATGTTGATATAGCACTTAGTGGAAGAGATGTTATTATAGTAGAAGATATTATTGATACAGGTTATACTTTAAATAAAATCTGCGAAGTTTTAAAAACAAGAAATGTTTCTTCACTAAAAATATGCACTCTTCTTAATAAGCCGTCAAGAAGAAAGGTTGATATAAAAATTGATTATAACGGTTTTGATATAGAAGATGAGTTTGTTGTAGGCTATGGCATTGATTATGCTCAGAAATACAGAAATCTTCCGTATATTGGAGTAGTTGAATAAAACTCTACCCACCGCACGCAAAATTAAATTAACAACATAAATAAATTTACAATTCTAATTTTATTACACAATGAATATGCATTAACCGTGCGTTAAACAGATTTAAAACCTAATTAAAACTTGGGTGGGGACAAAAAATATAATTTAAACTTTTAAATGTATTTAAAGCTTTAAATAAAAACAAGTTATCAATTCTAAAGGGCGGGGTATGTAGATAAAATTTAAAAATTATTTTTTATCAACTTTTTCCCGTATCAAAAAGTTGCAAAAAGTACAAATACTAAAGTTTTATATATTGTAATATATATAATAAAAAATAATCTATATATTTTAGATTAAAAATGTAGCCTTTTTGGTTCTTTGTGGCAACAAAAGAACTGGGGGTTCGGGGGCTAGTCCCCGAGAATAAAAAAATTTAAAAAATATATTCTAAAATAGCTATATTTTGTTATATGATTATTTTATTCAACTTTTCCAGTGGCTTGCTGTGCGGACTTCGTAAAAGTTTTTACACTACGGGTACTTTTTACAGGTGCCTAGTCCCCACAAATAAAAAAACATAAAAATTATATTGTTTTTTTTCCCGCAGCAAAAAGAACCAAAAAGTGCAAATGTTCTAATCTTTTATGTTAGGAATATGTATTAAATATGGTATAACATCATAAATTTTGATTAAAAATGCAGTTCTTTTGGTTCTTTTATACCAATACC
The genomic region above belongs to Brachyspira sp. SAP_772 and contains:
- the hpt gene encoding hypoxanthine phosphoribosyltransferase, with the protein product MLKENGIKKILIDENTVKQKVKELAKKINNDYKDKTPCLIGLLKGSFVFIADLAREIETNIEIDFMIVSSYGNDKIGSEIKILKDVDIALSGRDVIIVEDIIDTGYTLNKICEVLKTRNVSSLKICTLLNKPSRRKVDIKIDYNGFDIEDEFVVGYGIDYAQKYRNLPYIGVVE